The following coding sequences are from one Vulpes vulpes isolate BD-2025 chromosome 12, VulVul3, whole genome shotgun sequence window:
- the SLC25A51 gene encoding mitochondrial nicotinamide adenine dinucleotide transporter SLC25A51 → MVDSEAHEKRPPILTSSKQDLSPHIANVGEMKHYLCGCCAAFNNVAITFPIQKVLFRQQLYGIKTRDAVLQLRRDGFRNLYRGILPPLMQKTTTLALMFGLYEDLSCLLRKHISTPEFATRSVAAVLAGTTEAIFTPLERVQTLLQDHKHHDKFTNTYQAFKALKCHGIREYYRGLVPVLFRNGFSNVLFFGLRGPIKEHLPTAKTHSAHLVNDFICGGLLGAMLGILFFPVNVVKTRMQSQIGGEFQSFPKVFQKIWLERDRKLTNLFRGAHLNYHRSLISWGIINATYEFLLKII, encoded by the coding sequence ATGGTGGATTCAGAAGCTCATGAAAAGAGACCGCCCATCCTAACATCTTCAAAACAAGATCTGTCACCTCACATTGCAAATGTTGGTGAAATGAAGCATTACTTGTGTGGCTGCTGTGCAGCTTTCAACAATGTAGCAATCACATTTCCCATTCAGAAGGTGCTCTTTAGGCAGCAGCTGTATGGAATCAAAACCCGGGATGCAGTGCTTCAGTTGAGGAGGGATGGCTTTCGAAACTTGTACCGCGGAATCCTTCCCCCACTGATGCAGAAGACAACTACACTGGCACTTATGTTTGGTCTGTACGAAGACTTATCTTGCCTTCTCCGGAAGCATATCAGTACCCCTGAGTTTGCAACCCGTAGTGTGGCAGCAGTACTTGCAGGCACAACAGAAGCGATTTTCACTCCATTGGAAAGAGTTCAGACATTGCTTCAAGACCATAAGCATCATGACAAATTTACAAACACTTACCAGGCTTTCAAGGCACTCAAATGCCATGGAATTAGAGAGTATTATCGAGGCTTGGTACCTGTTCTTTTCCGCAATGGATTCAGCAATGTCCTTTTCTTTGGCCTTCGAGGTCCCATTAAGGAGCATCTGCCTACCGCCAAAACTCACAGCGCCCATTTGGTCAATGATTTTATCTGTGGAGGTCTGTTGGGTGCCATGTTGGGAATCTTGTTTTTCCCAGTTAATGTTGTGAAAACTCGCATGCAGTCTCAGATTGGTGGGGAATTTCAGTCTTTTCCCAAGGTTTTCCAGAAAATCTGGCTAGAGCGGGACAGGAAGCTGACAAATCTTTTCAGAGGTGCTCATCTGAATTACCATCGATCCCTCATCTCTTGGGGCATAATCAATGCAACTTATGAGTTCTTGTTAAAGATTATATGA